tcatcaTTCAGCTTTCACAACCAGACGAATTGAAAATACTATGGTAGGTATGATTCTGGCTTTgatattcaattatatatctttacatATGGAGATCCCATGTAGTTACTTATTTCAGTTACTTTGTTTCCTAGTTTTAGAACCTGTCTACATTGTAAGGGGCGGGGCATTATACCTCATAAGTACTGCAATCCTGACACACGACTTTCTTGACCATTTGCTTGccatgtagggtttttttggggggaggggggctttaaTCTGCTCCAGAAAAACATACCTTTTGCCCCACAAGTTTGACAGAAAATCTTGATTTTAGAAGTGTATGGCTGGCCCTCAAGATGACATCACTTTGCTGTGGAATTGGAGTGAGGCAGTGAGATTTCCTGGTGGGTAGAACTGGTTGGTGGGAGATAATCTTTCCCACCAGGAAGTTCCTCTTTCCTGGGTTGGATTATATTTTATTTCGAAAGAAGGTTCATGCATGTGGATACTCAcatatcaatattaatattagCACACATCAaatttaacagaaaatacttatacTTGCATACACGTTGGAAGAGAAAAAGTGGAGCATTCACAGCCATGTGGCTGAAAATAATGTGAAGGACTGGAAATGTGGACAGTTGGGTCAGTATGGCAGGGAAAAAGTGTAGCCAGTTGTGGCCATCTCACCACAATGTGTATGATGTGTGTGGCATAAATGGGACCCCTGCAGGACCAAAGCGGACcagaaaaatgtgttttcaaaCAGATGCTTTTtcatcagtgtagactcagacaagCCCTTTATCTTCTTCTAATTTCTCACTGCCCTCTCCCTTGTGACTGAGAACTGTGACTAGTTCAATACCACtgaataatgtagtttgaactgcattatgagtatgcatgcccagtgtggaatacatcccaCCACATTAAaaagtgggtgtggctcttaatgagacatgctacaatatcacaggatgtctatgcccaacaccgctggagaaattatactatttagctggcatcacaccacctgacatccaccgggaaatagcagccaataatgaaaagaccaaggaaTTGACATCTCTGGCACATCCCCTGTTCgcatatcagccagcaagccaatatcttaaatcaagaaatagcttcctaagatctacaaagacactggCAGGAAAACCCCAgcaatttgtttatttctttatttcgaacacttttgccccacccttctcaacccctggagggactcagggcagagagtCTAAAAGTAGCAAGCCGAAACCCAGAACTTCAGTgggtgagactggatgagaaacttccccctgggcacacagaaagctaggcaacttggaaggcactgaatagactgtgctccagagccaaccttaagaaatagggcttcaaagtggagtccacgacatgcaagtgtggagtagagcaaaccacagaccacctattgcaatgcagcctgagccctgccacttgtaCAATGGAgcacctccttatagcaacaccaaaggcactccaagtggccagcctctggtcaaagaacatttagttttatgccaagtttttaactttgttggtGTTTTTAAATGCACTATAACTGtgccctcaattcgcttctgaaaTAACtacattatgtggtcagtgtggatacatataattcagttcagactgcatttcaaactgtattatgcatttcaaactgtattattgaACAGTGTAGATGAGTGTTTCTCAGCTTGggagtcgggactcctggggggtcacaaggggttaccaaagaccatcagaaaactcagtattttctgtttgtcatgggggttctgtgtgggaagtttggcattggtggggttcaggtcgttctttgattgtaggtgagctataaatctcagcaattacaactcccaaatcccatggtctatcttccccaaactccaccagtgttcacatttgggcatattgagtatggtccagattcattattgttttagTTCACAGTGTCTCCCGCACaaatatttcctgtttcatttctatctcatcctgagtttttatcattttatcatgTTCATGTGGTCCGCTCATTGTGATTGTATTTctgcactgttttattgtatttcttatgttttatttgctttgttgtgatgtttgtaagctgccccgaggccccttcggggagatggtggcaaagtataaagattgttgttgttgttgttgttgttgttgttgttataggtaaactacaactccaaagctcacgggcagtgtccaccaaacccttccagtattttctgttcatcatgggagttctgtgtgccaattctggttcaattccattgtttgtggagtttagaatccttttttattgtaggtgaactataaatgacagcaactacaactcacaaatgacaaaatcaactccaacagtattcaaatttgggcatattgggtatttgtgccaaatttgctccagtgaatgaaaatacatcctgcatagcatGACGatgaagattcataacagtagcaaaattgcagttatgaagtagcaacgaaaataattttatggttgggggtcaccacaacatgaggaactacattaatttagaggttttctataccggccttctcaacctcgacgagggactcaggttggtttacagcatatataaaatacaatcatataaaagagcAACAAGTACACATCGTTATATATCAAAATAAcacaacacagtacaataaaaacatcatcattacatcattacagtttcctacgccaaatcgtcaatccagtcaaagTCATAGTCAtgctcatagtcacagttcatcataattcatcaccggggaaggttctaggttcagtccccGAATACCAccttccagagccatgtttttagtgatttcctgaacgtcaggagggagggggcagatctaacctctagtggaagggggttccaaagccggggagccaccaccgagaaggccctgtctctcgtccccaccaaccgtgattgtgagggtggtgggaccgagagcagcccccccccccccccgaagatcttaatagccttgatggttcataggggagaatccgttcggacaggtaaactgggccagagccgtttagggctttataggtcaaaaccagcactttgaattgtgcccggaagttgatcggcagccagtggagctggcgtaacagaggggtcgtatgatctctgtaccccgcccctgttagcaatctggctgccgcacgttggactgattgaagcttctgggcagtcttcagaggcaaccccatgtagagagcattgcagtagtctaaacgggatgtaaccagagcgtggactaccgtggccaagtcagacttcccaaggtacgggcgcagttggtgcacaagttttaattaatgggtcacagcatgaggaaggttgagaaacattggtgtagatgcacccaaagataaAGCTATACTAGAGAAAGCTTGCAGACACTAGGTTATATGAAAAAAGTATAAACACCAACTTTGttggtgtttttaaatacattataatgtgCCCTCAATTCACTGTTgacgcgataaataaataactacattATGTTGTCAGTGTGgatacatataatgcagttcagactgcattatgtgaatctacactgcccataAAATGCATTTCAAGCTCTATTATTGGACAGTATCGATCCAACCTGAGCCAAAGGCTGGGAAAGAGAGGTGGGGGCTGTGTGTCCCTCCAGGCCCAGCTgagctccttcctcttccccatcGCACATATTTCCCTGATCTGGCCCTTAGCTGTGATGTTCCCAATGAAGCCTGAGCAGGAGGGCTGATCTGCTGGATCAGCCTGGGAGGCAGGGCGGGAAAGAGGCTGGGCGAGGAGCCAGGGGCGAATCACAAGTGGGGAAAGGCAATTGGATGCAGGAGAAGTCACAGGCTGCGGAGGGTGGCCAGGCTCCCTCGGACGGGCAGCGCACTCCCGAGAGTCCCGTTGGAATAACCACAGTCTCgagaaagcagaggaggaggggaagggctTGGGAAAAGAAGGGCGGCGAGGTACTTGGAGTCCTTCTCGCCtccttatctttctctctctttctctctctccccgttGGCGCTTCCGAGGACTTTCCCCTTCCTCCCGACTCTTCTCTTGCAGCTTTGAAAGGCGCTCGCCGGAGCAAACCTCCTTTCTGCTTTCTCCTCGCAGAGCAAAGCAGGAGCTAAGGAAAGAGAGCAGCCCGAAGCTCCCAGGTCCCTCTTTGCAGGAGAAGTCCTCCAGGAACCGAGAGAGTTTGCTTCTCCTCCCTTTCGAAGGCGGGACGGCTACCCGGAGcgagtccttctcttccttcctctccttcttccagtTGGGACCTCGAGAAATCAGGGGAGACTCCTACCCTATGCTCCAGAGAAGCCCCCTTCCTGCCACTGGAGACTGGAGAGTCAGCCACAGGCCAAGGAAAGGTCTGGACCTGGTTTTTGCCCTGAGCTCTGGCTTGGAGGCACCTCTCCTTAGGAAGCTCTTTGGGTGCCTTTCCAGCCAAGCAAGTGAGTGGACcccctttttcctctcctctccctggatttgggGGGAATGAGCCTCCTATCTCCTTCTGTCTGTTTTACAGCTTCACCCAAGTTGACTTTGTGACCCTCCTGCAGGTCACCTGAGAAAGGGAACTAAGAGTAGCAACGTGGCAAATGccctaagaaggtcctccatcccCTATTACCTGAGGCAAACCTGTAGAAGGATGACCAGCAGGTGCCTTCCCTGACTTTTCAAGGATATTGTAAGGGGAccagtttcttccttccttttccatcctccttcttcctcctgatATGTGGCAGGTTGGTTTGCTCTTGAATACATagaagatttttttcccccttggaTACACACACGGCTTTGTGTTTCATTGTGAGCAGCAAGGAAGGAATCCACCCGGGAGAATGTATGGGGATTTTCTCAACTCTACTGGGGCCACAGACGCTCACCTGATCATCCAGACAAACACTCCTTACATCGGGAGCACCCAGAGACCTGTCAGCTCCTCGGctttttacatgtccaccaccCGAGTGTTAAAAGAAGGTGAGATAAATAAGCCAGATCTAGTGACTTACAttattctcttcttcttcctactGCTGGCTGTGACTATAATTGTACTTTTCATTAACTGCCAGCTGAAAAATTCATTTTTCACCTCACTACCTTATGACAGATCACTACGAGAAGCAAGGAGCCCGTGGAAGACGCAAGCTGTCTAGTAAAGTCTAAACATGGACAAGGGATGGGGTGCCTTCCATAATGCTTTGTTCTATGCCATTACAAGAGTCTCATGGTCCTGAATACATGTATAACATGATCCTGCTTCTATTTACCACAGGGTGGAGGCAGCCACTTAGAAATCATAACAtgtgttgtcaaagtctttcatggccagaatcactgggttgctgtgagttttctgagctgtatggccatgtttcagaagcattctcttctgacgtttcacccacttctgtgacaggcatcctcagagattgagggctctgttggaaactatgcaagtgagctttatatatctgtggaatgtccaggttgggagaaagaactcttgtctgcttgaggcaggtgtgaatgttgcaactgaccaccttgattagctttcaatagccttgtagcttcaatgcctggctggttactgcctgggggaatcctttgttgggtggtgttagctggccctgattgattcttgtctggaattcctgtgcTTTTTGAGCGTTACTCTTTAtttacattccacagatatataaacctcatttgtctagtttccaacaaatcccttaacctctgaggatgcctgccatagatatggcaaaacatcaggagagaatgcttctggaacatggccatacaacccagaaaacttacagcaatcctatCATAACATGTCTCATGAAATGTCTCATAAACATCAAGATACTGGCTAAAAGATGTGGCcggggagagggaaagaaggggactTCTTTAACATTGTATGACTTTGTACGATATATGCAAAGACTTGTTTACCTTATGTAAAACAGAAATATGTTCAGGTTTGACCACAACAAGGTAAACATAAAACGACTTCATGCTGATTTGCACAAGTCAAAGATTATCAGAGTGCACTGGGGTCTTGTGGCGTATGTACTGCTACATTTCAGACTACAGGAATCAAACTTATAAATGCAGATGTCATACctgctttttttaaataaaataaaaaccattgCTGTATACTGGTATTTGTAATGGCAAAGATAGGTGGTCAACTGATGGTGACACTACTGCTTATAAATGTGTGAAAAGATTTGTTAATCCTTAATTATGTTCTTAACATTGTTGTGCCAAGGAAATCGGgtttccctgccaaagaaacctGTGATTTTCATACCACAATATATGCATCACAAATCAGTGGttgaaattaaaacaacaatagaaACCATTTTCTCAGTTGTTGCTTAATGTCTGCTTTGGTACTTTCAACTGAATCTTGTTCTTTAGTAGTTAGAATGACACCGTTATGCTTATTATGTCTGCAGTCATGAAAGGTGAAGGAGGTGGCTGGTTGATCCCAAAATTGCAAACCCTTGTGCAGGTTAGATAAATAAGGCATGCTAAATATAAAAAGTTGTAGATGAAACCCATAAACAGCAGATAATTCAGAACTCTAATGCCAGGCCAAGATCCTCCCCTACTTCTTCATTTGCCCCATTGGCTGCAGTTTGCTTCTTTATGTGACTGCATTTTCCCAGTCCTAACCAAACACTATTTGTTCTTTAAAACTTAACTCTAGATCATGTTTAAGTGTGCTGATTCATTAAGTCAAGGAGGAGATCAATGGGTTTTAATTAATTGCATTTAATTGTTTAGATGGGGAGGGGTGGGAATAATCTTTTAACAGGTACAGCCCTAGACAAGTCTTCTCAGAAATAGTTACCATTGACTTAACTTGGTTTtattgttggactaggactccggagagcagggtttgaattcccCAATCAGCCAGGAAAACCCACTGGTTGGCTTTGGGTAAGTCACATCCTCTCAGCCTTAGAAAACCCCATGGTAAGATCGCCTTGccgttgtttatttgttcaagtGCTTCAaactcttcataacctcatggaccagcccatgctagaccTCGCTgttggctgttgccacccccagctccttcaaggttaagccagtcacttcaaagataacatccatccaacttgcccttggctggcccctcttcctttttccttccattttccccaggaccattatcttcttcaagctttcctgtcttctcattatgcggccaaagtacttcatcttggcctctactaccttccctccaatgagcagtcaggctttatttcctgaagtatggactggttgaatcttcatGCGgccatccaaggcactctcagaactttactccaacaccacagttaaaaagcatctattttacttcactcagccttccctatggtccagctctcacatccataacttactatggggaataccattgctttaactatgcggatcttcgttgccagtgtgatgtctctactcttcactaatttatcaagattggtcattgctctcctcccaggaagtttcctgatttcctgactgcagtctgcatctgcagtaataccAGATGcatcacctagaaatacaaagtttctcactgcctccacattttctccctctttttgccAGTTAtcgatcagtctggttgccatgaacttgtttttaaatgtttaactgcaacccggtttttgcactttcttctttcaccttgtttagaaggctcctcaacttgTCCTCACTTTCAGCAATTCAAGTGGTATCAcccgcatatctaaggttgttaatgtttctttcagcaattataactccagccttggattcatcaagccctgcacatcaaaTGATGTGTTCTGTGTATAAGTGGAATagatcaccttagggtcaccataagtcccaaacaacttgaaaacacacaaccacAATCAACACATCTGTCCAGGTGCATTGCCTCTAAATCTGAATTCATTGGGAGAGCAAATGCCACGCAGCAATTTAAAGAAAATATTGAACTAGAGAAGAGAAAGTATGTTATATTTAAACTCTGATATAAAATTTAAATGATATAGAATATACTTAAGAATTGCTTCAATACTATCCAGGCATACATTCTTAcatactgcattattattattatgggcaaTATAACTCCAACTGGTGGACACAAAAATCTTCTTGAGAATTAGTGTGTTTTCCCATCGGTCCCATAACAGGATATGCATCATGTTCAGTCTAGGTCAGCAACATTTCTTCAGAACTATAAGCGTAATATTTAGAGGAAGTCCACACTAAACCCAATTTAAAAGGAAACTGAAGGCCTGTAACCTCCAAATCCATGGATTTGTATGTAGGCATGGTTTTTGCCTTCATGTAGATGTCAATCCAATTGCTCAAAGGTAAAGTGGATGGCCAGGTGCATAGACAGAAGTTGAGAATTGTATAGAACATAGAGTGGACCTCTTTAAGAATGCAACATTAAGACGCTGGGTTTGTTTGCTTGTTGAGTTATCTATAAAAATGACAGCATGGATGTGAGTGCTAAATAAGAACTTGATAGTCAAGTTGTTCGAATCAACAAGGTCAGCAGTTTGCTGAAAGTGCtatatatttcttatttttaaagaaagagaaTTTCTCAGCACAAGCACTGCAATGGTGAGGAATTCAGTCCTCTGCCTATGATGTAAAGGAACCGTGTTTGGTATTAATCCTGGAAACTTTACCATGAAAGGGAAATATACAGAAAAAGGTTGAGCTCTCTGTGCAATGTAACTATGTGTAGATACAAATATTTCCCTCCAAGCCTTTATTTTTTCTGATAAAGGGTCTCAGGCTGAAAGCTAAGAGtcttaaatattttctaaatCTGAGTTTGTCGCTAGCAAGGAGACATGGTGATGAGCAGGACTGACTACTACAGTATCACAGGTACGTGCTTCAAATCAGGAAAGTAGATACATCTTAAAATCATACTTGCATTTACTGTGCCTTAGGTTATGATGTAAAAGAAACCCCTTGACAGTTATCCAACTGTTTACAAACTTAGAGATTTGCTTCTATCATTTCAAAAGAAGCCCTACTTGGTATTGACATCACTCCCAAGGTAGTATTTTGTATAAAAAGTCAATTAAATCACTAATCAAGACCTCATTCAATCCCAGCATGAAGTTAACATTTCCTCAAGCTTCAGTATTAGCCTCCCACTACTGAAGCTTAGATCAAGCACAGCGATTAAAAGTCTACATCCTTTTATACTGGTGAAAAATTGAACATTCACTACAATTGCTTTATTAAATAATATGTCATTGTATTGTAtcctttaaaaaggaaatattgCTCAAACAGTAGCCctgtcagttttattttatttggaagttTAAGCAGCTAGTAACAGCTACCTGTATAAACAAAAGTAGTTTTTAGCACCTAGAATGATAAACACATAAATTGTCTGTCCAATTTTATTTGAGTTGGCGTGTTCTATTTTTTTCTGGTGCCTGGGGAGGGTGGTCATAGCCTCTAGGACAATGTTTCTCAATTGactcctggggggtcatgagggggtgtcagagaggtaatcagagaccatcagaaaacacagcattttctgctggtcatgggggttttgtgtgggaagtttgacccatttttctcattggtggggttcagaattctctttgattgtaggtgaactataaatcccagcaactacaactcccaaatgtcaatgtctatttcccccaaactccaccagtgttcacatttgggtttattgggtatattgagtatttgtgccaagtttggtccagatctatcattgtttgagtccacagtgctctctggatgtaggtgaactacaactccaaaacccaaggtcaatgctcactaaacccttccagtatattctcttggtcataggagttctgtgttctaagtttggttcagttccatcattgatggagttcagaatgctctttgtaggtgaactataaatgacaggaactacaactc
This genomic interval from Anolis sagrei isolate rAnoSag1 chromosome 2, rAnoSag1.mat, whole genome shotgun sequence contains the following:
- the SMIM32 gene encoding small integral membrane protein 32 is translated as MYGDFLNSTGATDAHLIIQTNTPYIGSTQRPVSSSAFYMSTTRVLKEGEINKPDLVTYIILFFFLLLAVTIIVLFINCQLKNSFFTSLPYDRSLREARSPWKTQAV